Genomic window (Vigna unguiculata cultivar IT97K-499-35 chromosome 10, ASM411807v1, whole genome shotgun sequence):
tatatatataagggttaaatatgtttttatctcttcactctcagtgaattttgaaattagtctgtttgaaaattttggaccaatttaatctttatctttcgaaataaatggatttaatcattttaatcaaattttgttaaatttatttgatatttcatacatattttgtgattgtatttgagttgtttacactatttgacacatttttctttaatattaagtaaaatattattataaaacgtgtttgaaatatcaaataaacttaacaaaatttgagtaaaatgactaaatctacatatttcgaaatatgaaaaattaaattaatccaaaattttgagatggactaatttcaaaatgcACTGCAAGttaaggacaaaaatatatttaatcatgaatataaaacaaattaacttCATAAGTTTGTTATTAGTCTAAATTTAATGACTTTGAAAATTCTGTGGGAATAAATTGCCAACTATGATGAGAACAGACAAAAGAAGGGGAACATGTAGCAGTGTCACTATTACTACCATTTGATGCTCTGCCATTGTAGATGTTCTTCCCACTTGATCCACACTAATTAGCTGCAAATTTCAGTAGCAGCATTGAACATTATGAACAAAATGCAAAACATTGGCTTCCTAATTTATTTATGACTCATAATTTTTCTGAACACCCACCTAACGTTCTTCCACTGTTGATTTGCCTAACACATGAAACACTATCAATAGCAAACACATTTTTCAGTGACACAGACATTTCAACAATAACTTGTCATTGAAACTAGTCCTAGTCAGCAATGTAAAACCCCACATAAACAAGACCCCACCTTTTTTATTGGACTTTGAATGCCACCATTAAGTTTCTCTCAGCAAGCTTTCCTTTTATGGCCATTAACACAAAGTGGTTTTAGTTCAAGTTTTCTATTCATTGCTCTTTCACTGCATTCCAAAGGCAATGCAGCAATAAGCACTGTGAAAGTGAAACTGTTGGAACTACAATCCAAACCAGCAATTAGTTAGTATACTATATACACCAGAAGAAAACTATGTTCTTGAAAATTACCAAGCCAAATTCTTTACTAGATGTAAATCATTTGGTACAAGAGAGAAAGGGCGTGATTGAAAAAAGAAACTCTTTAATTAAAAGAATGTACACAAGCAGAATCGAGAATTTCATCCCTGAATTTATAAGTTGTAAGCacaagagataaaaaaaaagaacaaattctAGATATTACTAACATCATTTAGTGTCCAATTGCCACTCAAATTTTCCTTGTGACTGTCAAAAATTCCAGGATTCTTGAGTCTGGAAGAAATTGGATGATGGCCTTTGCATTCTAACACTACTTATGCTGTTTCTTGCTGCCATAACCTCATTAAGTGAGAGCCTTTTCTTGGGTTCAGGTCTTTGTTTTGGAGCACTGTGAGACCTTAGTTTTGCCTTGAATGACTGAGTATTGGCCATGTAGTTGGGGAAATTGGAGCAAGGTCTGAAGAAAGTGTCTCCACAAACACTCTTGGCTGGTGTAGCTGGAGCATTAGGACGAGCATAGTTTGTGAAACGTGGTGTGCTATGAGCAGTGGAGAATCTGCACTCATCGACATTGAAGTACCAATCAAAATCTTGAAGGTGTCTGCAATCAGGAACCGAGATTCGACCAGGAACATGACAAGGTAGAGGGGAAGACATTGCCTGACACGACATGTCTTCTCCACACTCAGACATTGTAGAGGTAAAGCGCCTAGACCTTGATCGAGTCTTGTATGTGTCAATTTCAACAATCTTGGGACTCTCATCAAAACCATTCAAGGATGTTTCATAGGATGTTGGTAGCCTTTTACTGTGTGATTCACTCCTTGTTTCATCAAATCGTTCCTACAAGTACAAAAGGACACAAACAAATAAGACATTGTTTGATGATAGATAAATGAACGAAGCTGTTGGTATAGAAAACCAGGTTTTACCACAGATTTTCTTGCAAGAACTTCAGGTAGAAATCTGCTTTCTTTGCTCAAAGAACGACGAGCTCGCTGTGATCTCACAGCAGTTTGAGCTCTTATCAGAGCTTGCATACTGTGAAGAGTTGCAGCAGCTCTCTTTCTAACCAAGTACCCTCGAACAAGAGCCTGTATCTTAACCAATCCTTTCAGTGCTCTAAGAGCCTTCCGTGCCTGAAACAAAACATCATCAAGTTAGGTAACAAAGTTATTAGCCATGCTCAAATTTGTCAAACATTCAAATTTATCAGATATTGAATATGAACATGGTTTAAAAAGCATAGAACAGAGAAAAAAGGAGGGTTTAATATTTGAATGGAATATAATGGGAGAGACACTGTTTCATTAagaatctaaaataatatttgagagGAGACAAAGGAGTAGGAATCAAGCAAAACACTTCACTTGCACCAACCAAAAGACAGAACCACCTCAATCACAAATCAATGCAATTTATCAAACAGCAGACATTCATACCCACATGACCAACACCAATTTGGTTTGAAGCATCACAGAAAGAGAAGGCACATACCAAGTAGCCTCTGAA
Coding sequences:
- the LOC114166446 gene encoding protein IQ-DOMAIN 14-like, with the protein product MGKASRWFKGLLGMKKEKDHSDNSGSLAPDKKEKKRWSFAKPGKDAPSSVPATDNTWLRSYIADTENEQNKHAIAVAAATAAAADAAVAAAQAAVAVVRLTSQGRGALFSGSREKWAAVKIQTFFRGYLARKALRALKGLVKIQALVRGYLVRKRAAATLHSMQALIRAQTAVRSQRARRSLSKESRFLPEVLARKSVERFDETRSESHSKRLPTSYETSLNGFDESPKIVEIDTYKTRSRSRRFTSTMSECGEDMSCQAMSSPLPCHVPGRISVPDCRHLQDFDWYFNVDECRFSTAHSTPRFTNYARPNAPATPAKSVCGDTFFRPCSNFPNYMANTQSFKAKLRSHSAPKQRPEPKKRLSLNEVMAARNSISSVRMQRPSSNFFQTQESWNF